From a region of the Candidatus Acidiferrales bacterium genome:
- a CDS encoding glycoside hydrolase family 3 N-terminal domain-containing protein, with amino-acid sequence MSEKVLLKEKIEDRQSRVDVPGYRNPGLSVKERTQDLLHRMTVEEKIAQMLCIWGQKRALLFDEEGKLSFKNLRAHFKLGVGQIARLSDTGGAFGATGGTLSPAEMAELANKIQKFFVEETRLGIPVIFHEECLHGLAAKDATSYPQPIGLASTFDPELLEEIYAAIAEDARLRGVHQALTPVVDIAREPRWGRVEETFGEDPYLVSRMGIAAVKGFQGDGTFKDKKHIIATLKHFAAHGQPESGSNCGPVNVSERLLRDAFLYPFKEVIQKAKVKSVMASYNEIDGVPSHANRWLLRDVLRGEWGFDGYVVSDYYAITELNSKDDTHSHGVAKDKREAAVLAANAGVNIELPDPDCYPSLKQLVQEGKIAEEVVDELVASLLKYKFELGLFEDPYVDPGSIKNEIKLEKDRPLALRAASETITLLKNENDLLPLDLKKYKSIAVIGPNADRTLIGGYSGTPKYFVSVLGGITEKVGANARVLYSEGCKITIGGSWNEDKVTFANPEDNRKLIAEAVETAKKSDVVVLVLGDNEQTSREAWSKVHLGDRANLNLFGMQEELARAIVETGKPVVVLLFNGRPISIGYIAEHIPAILECWYLGQEAGRAAADVLFGDCNPGGKLPISVPRSSGHVPCYYNRKPSARRGYLDDDITPLFPFGYGLSYTRFKFNNLRLEKATILPDESAKVFVDVTNAGRRTGDEVVQLYIHDVISSVTRPVKELKGFERIRVEPGATKTVALTISPELLAFTNIDMEHVVEPGDFEIMVGNSSRDEDLSKIILHVL; translated from the coding sequence ATGAGCGAGAAAGTTTTACTGAAAGAGAAAATCGAAGATCGCCAATCCAGGGTTGATGTACCAGGATACAGGAATCCCGGACTCTCTGTCAAAGAGCGAACTCAAGATTTATTGCATCGAATGACGGTCGAAGAAAAAATTGCTCAGATGCTTTGTATCTGGGGACAGAAGAGGGCGTTGTTGTTTGATGAAGAGGGGAAACTGAGTTTCAAAAATCTCAGAGCACATTTCAAGCTCGGTGTTGGTCAAATAGCGAGACTGAGCGATACCGGCGGCGCATTTGGAGCTACGGGCGGCACGTTGAGTCCCGCTGAGATGGCGGAACTTGCGAACAAGATTCAGAAATTTTTTGTCGAGGAAACAAGGCTCGGTATCCCGGTGATATTTCATGAAGAATGTCTCCACGGTCTTGCTGCAAAGGATGCTACGAGTTATCCTCAGCCGATCGGGTTAGCGTCGACTTTCGACCCGGAACTCCTCGAAGAAATTTACGCCGCGATCGCCGAAGATGCGCGCTTGCGAGGAGTGCATCAGGCACTGACTCCCGTTGTCGATATAGCGCGCGAGCCGCGCTGGGGAAGGGTCGAAGAGACTTTCGGAGAAGATCCGTATTTGGTTTCGCGAATGGGCATCGCTGCAGTGAAGGGCTTTCAAGGTGATGGCACATTCAAAGACAAAAAACACATAATCGCGACCTTGAAACACTTTGCTGCGCACGGACAGCCGGAGTCCGGATCCAATTGCGGACCGGTTAACGTTTCCGAGCGCCTGCTGCGGGATGCGTTTCTTTATCCCTTCAAGGAAGTCATACAGAAGGCCAAAGTGAAAAGCGTCATGGCCTCTTATAATGAAATTGACGGAGTGCCGTCACACGCCAACAGATGGCTATTACGAGACGTTCTTCGCGGTGAATGGGGCTTCGATGGATATGTTGTCTCCGACTATTATGCAATCACGGAACTAAACAGCAAGGATGACACGCACAGCCATGGTGTTGCCAAAGATAAACGAGAAGCCGCAGTGCTTGCTGCGAATGCTGGAGTTAATATCGAGCTCCCTGATCCCGATTGCTACCCTAGTCTAAAGCAGCTTGTTCAGGAAGGCAAAATTGCCGAAGAAGTTGTGGATGAGTTAGTTGCCTCTCTTTTGAAGTACAAGTTCGAGCTCGGCCTGTTCGAGGATCCTTATGTTGATCCTGGGTCCATTAAGAATGAAATCAAGTTAGAGAAGGATCGACCGCTTGCATTACGTGCGGCCAGCGAAACCATCACTCTTCTCAAGAATGAGAACGATTTGTTGCCGCTCGATCTGAAGAAGTACAAATCAATTGCAGTTATCGGTCCCAATGCCGACCGCACGCTCATAGGGGGCTATAGCGGCACCCCGAAATATTTTGTTTCTGTATTGGGAGGAATAACGGAAAAGGTTGGAGCTAATGCCAGGGTCTTATACAGTGAAGGATGTAAAATCACCATCGGTGGGTCTTGGAACGAAGACAAAGTGACATTTGCGAATCCCGAAGATAATCGGAAGTTGATCGCTGAGGCGGTAGAAACAGCGAAGAAATCCGACGTCGTTGTGCTCGTTCTCGGCGACAACGAGCAGACATCGCGTGAGGCGTGGAGCAAAGTTCACCTTGGTGACAGGGCGAATTTGAATTTATTCGGTATGCAGGAAGAGCTTGCAAGAGCGATTGTGGAAACCGGCAAGCCTGTTGTGGTCTTGCTGTTTAACGGGAGGCCGATTTCTATCGGCTATATTGCAGAACACATCCCGGCAATACTTGAATGCTGGTATCTCGGGCAGGAGGCTGGTCGCGCGGCGGCAGATGTGCTTTTTGGGGATTGTAACCCGGGAGGGAAGCTGCCGATTTCCGTTCCGAGGTCCTCTGGGCACGTGCCCTGTTACTACAATCGTAAGCCGTCCGCACGCCGCGGATATTTGGATGACGATATTACTCCGCTATTCCCCTTTGGTTATGGGTTAAGTTACACGAGATTTAAGTTCAACAACCTTAGGCTTGAAAAGGCAACTATTCTTCCTGATGAATCGGCTAAGGTCTTCGTCGACGTGACAAACGCTGGCAGGCGAACTGGCGATGAAGTAGTTCAACTCTACATTCATGATGTCATAAGCTCCGTCACGCGACCGGTAAAGGAACTGAAAGGGTTCGAGAGAATCAGGGTCGAGCCGGGCGCGACCAAGACAGTTGCGTTGACTATCTCGCCTGAGCTCTTGGCTTTCACGAACATTGACATGGAACATGTGGTTGAGCCGGGAGATTTTGAGATAATGGTTGGGAATTCTTCACGCGATGAAGATCTATCGAAGATTATTCTTCATGTGCTGTGA
- a CDS encoding MFS transporter: MQEKGENVSVEIATGVAGTSETAVTKLSVREKIGYGFGDGAANFVFQTMLIFQLPFYTNVFGITAAAAGTLLLVGRFWDAVFDPFMGTLADRTNTRWGKFRPWVLWSAVPFAVIFVLSFTTPHFGATGKIIYAYITYVLLMTLYSVNNTPYSALNGVITGDVNERTSLSSYRFFFSMAVALIVQGFTLPMVYKLGQDDPQKGWSMTIGVFAIVCIIFFLITFFSVRERIKPDPKQKSSPRKDLVGLLKTGPWITMFITTLFVFITLAMWGSGMFYYFTYYVDKDALFNFLQSIGLGQVQPGTGGFWYGILNAFGLIVGKDGSNVSGVGFSLFNMAGMLMNILGVMVSTVLAKRFGKKAVFTIGLFFTAVFTAMFILLPAQAVGPAFVLNILKSLAYGPTIPLLWAMMADVADYSEWKTSRRATGLVFAGIVFGLKAGLGLGGAICGWILSAYDYVPNAVQTAHALFGIRMASSIYPALTFFAGVVAILFYGISKKLNLQIQDELAERRKSF, encoded by the coding sequence ATGCAGGAAAAAGGTGAAAACGTTTCAGTCGAAATTGCCACCGGTGTCGCGGGAACATCCGAAACCGCCGTTACAAAACTTTCCGTAAGGGAAAAAATCGGCTACGGCTTCGGTGACGGAGCGGCGAACTTTGTCTTCCAGACGATGCTGATTTTTCAGCTTCCTTTCTACACGAATGTCTTTGGCATTACTGCCGCTGCTGCTGGCACACTCCTTCTTGTCGGACGCTTCTGGGATGCGGTATTCGATCCGTTTATGGGTACCCTGGCAGACCGCACAAACACAAGATGGGGAAAATTTCGGCCTTGGGTTCTATGGTCGGCGGTTCCTTTCGCGGTGATATTTGTCCTGTCATTTACCACACCCCATTTCGGTGCGACGGGAAAGATCATATATGCTTATATAACTTACGTCCTTTTGATGACTCTTTATTCGGTTAACAACACTCCTTACTCTGCTCTCAATGGTGTCATTACCGGCGATGTGAATGAAAGGACATCGCTTTCGTCTTACAGATTCTTTTTCTCAATGGCAGTTGCGCTGATAGTTCAGGGTTTCACGCTGCCGATGGTATATAAACTAGGTCAGGACGACCCTCAAAAAGGATGGTCGATGACGATCGGAGTTTTCGCGATCGTCTGCATAATCTTTTTCCTCATAACCTTTTTCAGCGTCAGGGAACGCATCAAGCCTGATCCGAAGCAGAAGTCTTCCCCGAGGAAAGACCTGGTGGGTCTTTTGAAGACCGGACCATGGATCACGATGTTTATCACGACTCTTTTTGTCTTCATAACACTCGCGATGTGGGGAAGCGGCATGTTTTATTACTTCACCTATTACGTGGACAAAGATGCGCTGTTTAACTTCCTTCAATCAATAGGTTTGGGTCAAGTTCAACCGGGGACCGGCGGTTTTTGGTATGGAATTCTGAATGCATTCGGGCTCATTGTCGGCAAAGACGGAAGCAATGTCTCGGGTGTTGGGTTCAGCCTGTTCAATATGGCAGGCATGCTCATGAACATCCTCGGCGTCATGGTTTCTACGGTTCTGGCGAAGCGCTTCGGGAAAAAAGCCGTATTTACCATTGGACTTTTCTTCACGGCGGTTTTCACGGCGATGTTCATCTTGCTGCCGGCGCAGGCGGTCGGTCCCGCGTTTGTTTTGAATATTCTTAAGTCGCTCGCGTATGGTCCTACTATTCCTCTCCTGTGGGCGATGATGGCTGATGTAGCCGATTATTCGGAATGGAAAACGAGCAGGCGTGCTACGGGACTTGTGTTTGCGGGAATAGTTTTCGGTCTGAAGGCAGGACTTGGACTGGGCGGCGCAATATGCGGATGGATTCTTTCGGCATATGACTACGTCCCGAATGCCGTACAGACCGCTCATGCCCTCTTTGGAATCCGAATGGCTTCCAGCATATATCCGGCGTTGACTTTCTTTGCGGGCGTTGTTGCGATTTTGTTTTACGGCATCAGCAAGAAACTAAATTTACAAATCCAGGATGAGTTGGCAGAGCGGAGAAAGAGTTTTTGA
- a CDS encoding TonB-dependent receptor, with protein sequence MFYSANRMIRRALLFLGMVSLLAIQSALAAGTGTLKGKVFDATTKDALPGATVLVKGTSVGASTDLNGDFLVHNAPSGNQSVVVSYIGYTPITVTVDIPDGETLTKDFYLEATAVQGKVVVVTAQAQGQIQAINQQLASNKIANVVSEARIQELPDFNAAAAIGRLPGVSTLKSSGEDDKVVIRGLAPQYNEVAVSGVTLAATGSNQIGATSHITSPNPANSIDNDRSVDLTMITPYMIKSIEVYKTLTPDMNANAIGGFVDMSLREAPSGLHGDALWQSGYTEKSNTYGNYRAVASASDRFFNDMLGVYVLGNMEQYDRNADNMTATYTSPKPDSVEVNTVGLQRHLETRKRYGANLILDYSLPSGSIKSVNMISRLNSNYQDYQENLDYSTVTKLLAFTYGAGNDNTDLAINTLNITNDFGFMSVELLAANTYSRNHLPSFPDFQFQQQQSYPPTPLNTPPEGLINETKYAGDSVTTLTNMGLFSSDYHENDQVYKGDFKMPFDLGTSVSGYFKFGGEYRYNYHTNAQSTPYGNVSGPVTGGGTTTDPNTIMGDSLIAHFPQLAGASGNFTANFFTTPRSSNLYDSFLSDRFGRMYWVVDPTILNYAVNYLSRDTVFRAISGAGGWYDGIYQNYPNDYKYIERYYAAYLMSELDFGPDFMVVGGARFEEDKSLFAAWDVLDDPTPSGQRKYPVTAYPENHYWLPMVTARYNVLDWVDVRYAYTQTLARPGYSQLDPHFYLDYSHNNVWAGNPDLRPAQAYNHDVEITFHSNTIGLLTIGGFYKTISHFTFSTNYPMFDNPKSVPAGFDSTGSFVFPNGVRPNQQVGAVYTYINSPYKAYVKGVEADFETRFWYLPAPLNGVVFGINYTHISSSATYPFLFPRTINNPTPPPRFTTILIDSSRSGRLIDQPNDIMNSYIGYDYKGFSARVSFVFQGNSVNYVGGFPYQDGFTRNYFRIDASVRQMLPWAGLQLYADANNLNSESNIAAQQTIGGFTSENFYGLTADLGVRVTL encoded by the coding sequence ATGTTCTATAGTGCAAACCGAATGATAAGAAGGGCGTTGCTCTTTCTGGGCATGGTATCCCTTTTGGCGATTCAATCGGCCTTGGCGGCGGGGACCGGAACACTGAAAGGAAAAGTGTTCGATGCGACGACAAAGGATGCACTGCCGGGAGCGACGGTTCTTGTGAAAGGCACTAGCGTTGGAGCGTCTACCGACCTGAATGGAGATTTCTTGGTTCATAACGCCCCGAGCGGCAATCAAAGTGTCGTTGTCTCCTATATCGGTTATACTCCAATCACCGTGACTGTAGATATTCCTGATGGTGAGACTTTGACAAAGGATTTTTATCTGGAGGCAACCGCCGTGCAAGGTAAGGTGGTTGTCGTGACAGCTCAGGCGCAAGGGCAAATACAAGCAATCAACCAACAGCTTGCCTCGAACAAGATTGCGAATGTCGTCTCCGAGGCAAGGATACAGGAGCTCCCGGACTTCAACGCGGCAGCGGCTATTGGCCGCCTGCCCGGCGTTTCGACTCTGAAAAGTTCGGGCGAGGATGATAAGGTCGTGATCAGAGGTTTGGCTCCACAATACAACGAAGTAGCCGTGAGCGGAGTAACGCTTGCGGCAACTGGAAGTAACCAGATCGGTGCGACCTCACATATTACTTCACCCAACCCTGCCAATTCGATTGACAATGACAGAAGCGTTGATCTTACGATGATTACCCCGTACATGATCAAATCTATAGAAGTTTATAAGACGCTCACTCCGGACATGAATGCGAATGCCATCGGCGGCTTTGTCGATATGTCTCTAAGAGAGGCACCGTCCGGACTCCATGGCGACGCATTGTGGCAATCAGGCTACACGGAGAAAAGCAACACCTATGGAAATTATAGGGCTGTGGCATCGGCCAGCGATCGCTTTTTCAATGATATGCTCGGTGTGTATGTTCTTGGAAATATGGAGCAGTATGACCGAAATGCAGATAACATGACTGCCACCTACACCAGTCCAAAGCCTGATTCGGTTGAGGTAAATACTGTTGGACTTCAACGTCATCTCGAAACCAGGAAGCGCTACGGTGCAAATCTAATTCTTGATTACAGCCTCCCTTCGGGCTCTATAAAGTCGGTAAATATGATAAGCCGCCTCAATTCCAATTATCAAGATTACCAGGAGAACCTGGACTATTCGACCGTGACGAAACTGCTTGCTTTCACATATGGAGCAGGTAACGACAATACTGATCTCGCCATCAACACATTAAATATTACGAATGATTTTGGATTCATGTCTGTGGAATTATTAGCTGCGAATACTTATTCCCGCAATCATCTTCCATCCTTCCCTGATTTTCAGTTTCAACAGCAGCAATCATATCCTCCAACTCCTCTCAATACACCTCCAGAGGGTTTAATAAATGAGACAAAGTATGCAGGTGACAGTGTGACCACATTGACCAATATGGGTTTGTTTAGTTCCGATTATCATGAGAACGACCAGGTTTACAAGGGGGACTTCAAAATGCCTTTTGATTTGGGGACATCGGTTTCGGGCTACTTCAAATTCGGCGGTGAGTATCGTTACAATTATCACACTAATGCTCAAAGTACCCCTTACGGCAATGTAAGCGGACCTGTGACCGGAGGAGGGACTACCACCGATCCCAATACAATAATGGGTGATTCCCTCATAGCCCATTTTCCCCAGCTGGCAGGGGCCAGCGGTAATTTCACCGCTAATTTTTTCACAACACCTCGCAGTTCAAATCTCTATGACAGTTTCCTAAGCGATAGGTTTGGAAGGATGTACTGGGTTGTCGACCCAACTATTTTGAATTATGCCGTTAATTATCTCTCCAGGGATACCGTGTTCCGTGCGATAAGTGGTGCGGGCGGGTGGTATGATGGCATATATCAAAATTATCCTAACGACTATAAATATATAGAGAGGTATTATGCAGCGTACTTGATGTCAGAATTGGATTTCGGACCTGACTTTATGGTGGTTGGCGGTGCGAGATTTGAAGAGGACAAATCATTGTTTGCTGCATGGGATGTGCTCGATGATCCTACTCCCTCAGGTCAACGTAAATACCCTGTGACTGCCTATCCAGAAAATCATTACTGGCTCCCCATGGTAACGGCAAGATATAACGTTCTTGATTGGGTTGACGTACGATATGCTTACACTCAGACACTTGCGCGGCCTGGTTATTCGCAGCTTGATCCACACTTCTACCTGGATTACAGCCATAATAATGTTTGGGCAGGGAACCCTGATCTCAGGCCTGCACAGGCATACAATCACGACGTCGAGATTACGTTTCACAGCAACACCATTGGCCTCCTGACAATAGGAGGATTTTACAAAACCATTTCTCACTTTACATTCTCCACGAACTACCCGATGTTTGATAATCCAAAGTCCGTTCCAGCAGGGTTCGATTCTACCGGGTCGTTCGTCTTTCCCAATGGAGTTCGGCCAAATCAGCAAGTTGGGGCAGTGTATACTTACATAAATAGCCCTTACAAGGCCTATGTCAAAGGTGTAGAAGCAGATTTCGAAACGAGATTTTGGTACCTGCCGGCTCCGTTAAATGGGGTCGTTTTCGGCATTAACTATACTCACATTTCGTCGTCAGCGACCTATCCGTTCCTGTTCCCTCGTACTATTAACAATCCTACTCCGCCGCCGAGGTTCACGACCATTTTGATCGATAGTTCACGCAGTGGAAGATTGATTGACCAGCCAAACGACATAATGAATTCCTATATCGGATACGACTATAAAGGCTTCTCTGCCAGAGTCTCTTTTGTCTTCCAGGGTAATTCCGTCAACTACGTCGGAGGTTTTCCTTACCAGGATGGATTTACCAGGAACTACTTTCGAATAGATGCCTCTGTGAGGCAGATGCTTCCCTGGGCAGGTCTCCAGCTTTATGCGGATGCCAACAACTTGAACAGTGAATCCAATATTGCTGCTCAGCAGACGATCGGTGGTTTCACTTCCGAAAACTTTTATGGTTTAACAGCAGACCTTGGAGTTAGGGTTACACTGTGA